AGGATCGGTGACACCAAGAACTTGTTTGGAGTGCGGGTGATCATCCATGTAAGGCAGGCGAGAGACACAATAACCAATAGATCAGCTGAGGAATCAAgagatgtctgaaaatataatattatctttttttcagaaaaaaggaagattTGATCACCTGAACCCAACGCCATGTGAAAGCGGTTCCACGAGCTCCAACCCATAAAAGAACAAGACGATGAGCAACAGAATGAGCGAATCCCCAGCCAAGACCACCGACAACGAATCGAACTTCTCCTTTTCCGGCTAAGAAGTTGGTCATCAGAAGGTGAAGCCCAATGACATCGATGATGTCAGCACTGCTTTTTAGGAATTCCTGCAATGATTCTGAGATTGGCAATGAAAACCAAAATCAATAAGTTTGAAGTGTCCGAAGGATTATGTCCGGCGAGGATGGGTTTATGGTAAATTTCActtaaaacttgaattaaaatgattttcattGAAACGTTATTTATAGCTCcaattttgaatagaaaaattaattacataCCGGCACAATACTGAATCCTTCACTGTCGAGGGCTGGGAAAAATGTGGCAATGATAAGCAGTTTGGCGAGTTGTGTCAGCAAATATCCACCACTAGCAGTTGCACATTTCCAGATGGAACTGTATTCGTTAATTCCTATAAAAATAGTGGTGTTTCATTGACTTCccataaaaaatattacctGAGTATTTGTAGACAATAAAATATGGTGCAAATGCCAACGCGAAGCAATtgatgaaatggaaaaatgacattttgtagatttagCTTACCTGAAAGATAttgaattaatattaaaactaTATACTTGATATCAAGGAACAAAGaaggtaatttttaattcttaagCAATTATGAATTACTGAATGTTAATATTTTAGGACTATAAATTTCGTTTGGACACACTAGAAACCTTCAAAAACACCAGCCGATGATTATGAAATTCATTTTGAGAATAATCATTGGATttaaaataactaaaattcaataaaatcgataaaatggGCATTTGAATGATGATATTTGAAGGGCTCACGCTACCAGAAGTTGACGAAGAGCGACAAAAAAAGAGTAGTGCAACCGCGCTTTATTGAGAACCATTTACGCGCGAAGTTTGAATAGGACTTTCTATCATATGGCAGACTTTTCGAATTCgtattaaaacaaataatttacaaataaaaagaTCTTTATAATCATAATCATCAATCGTAATAGCAAGTGTGTTGTTCCATAGAAGAGCGGTACGCAAAAATTGTGAGCATCACCAGTGCCACGAGCAACCACCAGTTGGATTCCGAGCTGTAGAAAATGTGTTCCATTTTACGAAACATCAAAACATTGGAAACGGATGGAATAGCATAATGTTCCGGTGCTTGAGTAGAAGATGGCATAAAGATCAACGAGCTATTGGAGCCAGACCATGCTCCTGGAGATGCAGGTGATCCCGGTGGGATGTCCTTCATGGATTCTTGCTTGATAACATGGTGCACCGGGGACTTTGGCGGATGAACATCAGTTGGAGCCGgcaaaatgatcaaatttgGATCTGGTCTTGATTCGGGTTGTGTGACAAGTGCCGGTTGATGATGGATGAGCTCGGGAATGTTAGACGGAGGCGATACGGGCGGTGGCTTCATGATTTGGAGACCTGGGGACCGGGGTGGAATGAATTCGGGTGGGTCCGGTGTAACTTCAAGGTCCTCCGGCTCCAGCTCAGACATTCCGATTTGGCCAGGCAGGTTTCGGAGCTGTAattcataatttgaaaataattttaatagaaattacATTCGATTtcatcgaattatttttttgcgaacttaaatatttttaaagctaaattGGGAGCGAAGTCTTGACACGTCCGCATACTTTTCATCTCGAGTACCCGCTAGTCTTCgtacttttttgtgtttttaattagttttctATTAAATTATTACACTAgaaatatcaataaaaacgGAAATCCACCGTATATGCGGGTACgatagctgaaaaaatttgttcgtGCCAGGACCCGAGGCATTACAAATCGTAATAATGCTAACCATCTTCAAATCGATTGCCTTTGCCGGCGGTGGGCATGTTTGCTCATAGAGCTTACACCACAACGTCTGATTATCCGGAGACATAAAGGAGTTTGGTGGAGCTGGTGGTGGAAGTGGAGGTGACGAGATTGAACGGGTTCGCGTTGCACCACGATGACGacgttttttgtttgattgactagaaatatatttcaatttctcagAACTTTTTCGATCTATGTCTCCATAAAAGAGCAGAGTGAAGGTACTGTATATTGATTTCGTAAGTTTATACACCTTGTTGTTTTACGTATACTTTTTCTACTACGTGGCCGCGGAATACGAAAACTCGGTCACCctcataaaaaaaattagaagcgTACCCTCGGAAATCAGCTCGTTCCCCCTTCTAAGACCATTGTCAGTGGAACGTTTACCAATCATTTTGCTACACATGTGGCCACGAAAAAATACGATGGCCgtgatttcttttttatggTCACGTAGAAAAAAACCGATCTGCGGGTTCAGGAAAATCCACGAAGATCGTGGCAAGACCTACCTCTTGTGATGTCTTCTCTTCTTCTTAGCCTCTTGCAATCTACGCTTCTTCTCCTCCAAATACTCATCTTTAGCAGCTCCACCTTGCTCACAAACCGTCTGTGTATCGTCAGCTCTTCCACAACACGCACAATCACATTTTCCAACCAAACCAGGAACTCGTTTCGGGCTCTTCCCAAGCTCCACCGCTTTTATGACATCCGTACGAATGTGCTTCGATTTCCAGACACTTGTGTCAAGCTGATCTTC
The nucleotide sequence above comes from Caenorhabditis elegans chromosome III. Encoded proteins:
- the ZK418.5 gene encoding BOS complex subunit TMEM147 (Confirmed by transcript evidence); this translates as MSFFHFINCFALAFAPYFIVYKYSGINEYSSIWKCATASGGYLLTQLAKLLIIATFFPALDSEGFSIVPEFLKSSADIIDVIGLHLLMTNFLAGKGEVRFVVGGLGWGFAHSVAHRLVLLWVGARGTAFTWRWVQTSLDSSADLLVIVSLACLTWMITRTPNKFLVSPILAMCVFSTFVYQTVQHTFSLYGWSLLAFRFAYSIATAILTVVVYSANRTASTRKNE
- the ZK418.13 gene encoding Pollen-specific leucine-rich repeat extensin-like protein 1 (Confirmed by transcript evidence), with product MQQASEKKKKREAAKNPQVSVRLNVRPLRANWKPVKIYDEEPAPPKQNHVASPAEDQLDTSVWKSKHIRTDVIKAVELGKSPKRVPGLVGKCDCACCGRADDTQTVCEQGGAAKDEYLEEKKRRLQEAKKKRRHHKSQSNKKRRHRGATRTRSISSPPLPPPAPPNSFMSPDNQTLWCKLYEQTCPPPAKAIDLKMLRNLPGQIGMSELEPEDLEVTPDPPEFIPPRSPGLQIMKPPPVSPPSNIPELIHHQPALVTQPESRPDPNLIILPAPTDVHPPKSPVHHVIKQESMKDIPPGSPASPGAWSGSNSSLIFMPSSTQAPEHYAIPSVSNVLMFRKMEHIFYSSESNWWLLVALVMLTIFAYRSSMEQHTCYYD